A region of the Micromonospora sediminicola genome:
AGGAACGCCGGGATGTGGCTCTTGTTGAACTCGGCGGGCCGGTGCAGCGCCATCTGCGACCAGACCGGGGTGAGCGCCCGCCCCAGCGTGGTGCGACGGAACCGCAGGTACGCGTCCTGGAGCGCGTCGCTGGACGACGAATGCCACCAGATCATCAGGTCCGCGTCGGCGCGCAGGCCGGCGACGTCGTAGGTGCCCCGGATCGTCACGTCCTTGCCGGCCAGCTCCGCGAAGAGCGACTCGACCTCGTCGACGACGTTCTCCCGCAACGAGGGCAGCGGGCTGGTGGCCCGGTACACCGACCACATGGTGTAGCGGATGGTCTCGTTGAGCTCCCGCAGCCGCGCCGCGTTGGTCTGCTCGGTCATGCTGCCGATCCTCCCAGTGCCGTGATGATCTCTTCGGCCGCCGTCTCGCCGGAGCGGACGCAGACCGGGATGCCGACGCCGTCGTAACCGGCGCCGGCCACTGCCAACGTCGGGTGGGCGCCGCGCAGCGCCGTCCGGACCGCCGCCACCCGGTCGGCGTGCCCGGGGGTGTACTGCGGCAGCGCCCCGCCCCACCGCTGCACGTGCCGGGCCACCGGGGTGGGCAGCGGCGCGCCCAGCACCGCCGACAGCTCCCGGTGCACGGTCGCGGCCAGGTCGTCGTCGGTGAGCTGGAGCGACGTCTCGTCGCCGTAGCGGCCCACCGAGGCGCGCACCAGCGCCAGCCCGTCCGGCCGGCGCAGGTGCCCCCACTTGGTGGTGAAGAACGTGGACGCCTTGATCAGCAGGCCCTCGGCGGCCGGCACCAGGAAGCCGGACAGCTCCGGCAGGTCCGGGCCGGGCAGCGCGAGGGTGACCAGGGCGACGCTGGCGTAGTCCAACGCGCCGACGGTGTCCGCCTCCGCCGGCGCCGCGCCGGCGAGCAGCCGGGCGGCCGGTCGGGCCGGCACCGCGAGCAGCACCGCGTCGGCGTCCACCTGTTCGGCGTCGCGGGTCGGCCCGACGGTGAGTTGCCAGCCGGTCGGGGTGCGGCGCAGCTCGCGTACCGCCGCGTCCCGGCGGATCGTCGCCCCGCTCGCCCGCGCCGCGGCCTCGACCAGCGTGCTCAGCCCGCCGGCGAGGGTGCCGAAGACGGGAGCGCCGGGGGCGCGTGGCGCGGCGGCCTGCGCCGCGCGTACCGCACCGACGAGCGTGTGCTCGGCGCGGGCCGCGCGGGCCAGCGCCGGCATGGTGGTGACCAGGGAGAGGTCGTCGGCCCGGCCGGCGTAGACGCCGCCGAGCATCGGGTCGACCAGCCGGTCCACCACCGCGTCGCCGAGCCGCTGGCGGACCAGCGCCCCGACCGCGACGTCCTCGTCCGGCGCCAGCAGCGGGCAGCCCGCGTCGCGGTCGGCGTCCGCCGGCCGCGCCACCGCCGCCACCTTCTCCAGATCCCCGGGTACGCCGACCAGCGTGCCGCCCGGCACCGGGCGCAGCCCGCCGTCGACCAGCAGGGCGGCCTGCCCGACGGTCGGGTGCACGATCGAGGCGTCCAGCCCGAGCCGGCGGGCCAGGGTGACCGCCGCCGACTCGCCGCCGGCCGGGTCCCGCATCAGGAACGACTCGGCCCCGAACTCGACCGGACCACCGGCCAGCTCACCGGTGCGCAGCTTGCCGCCGAGCCGACCGGACTGCTCGTACACGGTGATCTCGGTGCCGGCGGGCGCGCGGTCGCGCAACCGGACGGCGGCGGCCAACCCGGTGATCCCGCCACCGACGATCGCCACCCGCCACGGTCGCGCCACGACTCCTCCTAGCGGGCCGGTCGCGCGGACAGCTCGTGCACCAGCGCGACCACCCGGGTCAGCACGTCGGGGTCGGTCTCCGGCAGGACGCCGTGGCCGAGGTTGAACACGTGGCCGGGGGCGGCCCGGCCCTGCTCGACGATGCGCCGCACCTCGGCCTCCACCACCGGCCACGGGGCGAGCAGCACGGTCGGGTCGAGGTTGCCCTGCACCGCCTTGTCCGACCCGATCCGGCGGGTGGCCACGTCCAGCGGGGTACGCCAGTCCACGCCGACCACGTCGGCGCCGGCCTCGCCCATGGCGCCGAGCAGCTCGCCGGTGCCCACCCCGAAGTGGATCCGGGGCACGCCGGCGTCGGCGAGCCCGCCCAGCACGTACGTCGAGTGCGGCAGCACGAAGCGGCGGTAGTCGGCCTCGGACAGCGCGCCGGCCCAGGAGTCGAAGAGCTGCACCGCGGAGACGCCGGCGTCGATCTGGACCCGCAGGAACGACAGCGTCACCTCGGCCAGCCGGGCGCAGAGCGCGTGCCACAGCTCCGGGTCGCCGTACATCAGCGCCTTGGTCTTCGCGTGGGTCCGCGACGGCCCGCCCTCGACCAGGTAGCTGGCCAGCGTGAACGGCGCCCCGGCGAAGCCGATCAACGGGGTGTCGCCCAGCTCGACGACGAGTTGCCGGACCGCCTCGTCCACGTAGGACACCTCGTCGCGGCCGATCGGGGAGATCCGTTCGACGTCGGCGGCGGTCCGCACCGGCTCGGCCACCACCGGCCCGGTTCCGGGCACGATGTCCAGGTCGATCCCGGCCGCCGCCACCGGCACCACGATGTCGCTGAACAGGATCGCCGCGTCCACCCCGTGCCGGCGGACCGGCTGGAGCGTGATCTCGGTGACCAGTTCGGGCCGGCGGCACGACTCCAGCATCGGCACGCTGGCCCGGATCTCCCGGTACTCCGGCAACGACCGGCCGGCCTGGCGCATGAACCAGACCGGGGTGTGCGGGCCCGGCTCGCGCCGGCAGGCGCGCACGAAGGGCGAGTCGGCCGGCCCGCCGCGGCGGGGTTCTCCGTCTCGGGCGGCAGTGCCCGTGGTGTCGGTGGTCATCGCGGCAATCGTGCCACGCGCCCCGTCGGCGCCCACGCTCACCGTCCGCATTTGTGACGTAGAAGGAAGGGCCCCCGCTTAACGCCTGCGGTAGAGGAAGGGCCCCTTCTTAACCGTCGATCACCCGGCGCGCCGTCACGCGCGGCACGGCGGGGGCGGCATAGGCTGCCCGCATGGCCCCCCCGATCGCGCTCCCGGAAACGTTCGCTCGCGCGGTCGCGGGGCTGCGGTCGGCGACACCCCGCCCGGAGATCGTGCTGGAGGAGGTCGGCGCCCCGCAGCGCCTGGCCCCGTACGCGTTCGCGCTCTCCGCCGCGGTGCTGCGCGACGACGACGAGGTGGCCACCGGCCGGCTGATCCTGCTGCACGACCCGGCCGGGCATGAGGCCTGGCAGGGCACGCTGCGGCTGGTCACCTACGTCACCGCCGAGTTGGAGGTCGACCTGGCCAGCGACCCGCTGCTGCCGAGCGTGGGCTGGACCTGGCTGACCGACGCGCTGGACGCGCAGGGCGCCGGCCACCGGGCGATCGGCGGCACGGTCACGCAGACGCTCTCCACCCGGTTCGGCGAGCTGGCCGGGCCGCCCGCCGCCGGCGACATCGAGATCCGCGCCTCCTGGACGCCGCTGCGCGCCGACCTGGCCCCGCACCTGCTCGGCTGGTGCACCCTGCTGGCCTCCACCGCCGGCCTGCCGCCGCCCGGCGTCACGGCGCTGCCCCGCCGCGCCGGCGCCGCCTGACCCGTCGACCGCGGGGTCGACGGCGGTCCCGGAGATCCGGAACGCCGCCCACCTCGTGGTCGACCGGGTGAAGCGCTGTCAGAGGTAGTTCTCGGCCTCGTCGCAGACCTTGTCGAGGCCCTTGTTGGCCGCCTCGAAGCCGGCCTTGTCGCCGCGGGACGCCGCCGTGATCGCGGTGGTCAGCTTGTCCAGGCAGTTGGCGATGACCTTCTTCTGCCGGGCCTGCTCGTCCCGGTCGTTCTTGGTGCCGGTGAGGTCCTGCTCGGTGTCGGCGAGGCGCTCCTGCACCGTCTTCAGCTCACCCTTGAGCTTCTCGATCTCCTGCGAGTTGGCCGCGATCGTGCCGTCGCGCTGGCTGACCTGCCGCTCGGCCTTGTCCAGCTTGCCGTTGGTGGTGACGTAGAGGCCGGTCATCACGCCGCCGAGGACCAGAAGCAGGCCGGCGACGATCCCCAGGATCAGCGCCGTCCGTCCCCGGCCCCCGCCGGCCGGCGCGCCCGCCGGCGGACCGAACCCGGTCGGGGCGTACGGCGGCACGGCGCCGGGCGGCCCGGACATCGGCTGCGGCCCGTACCCGGGTCCGGAGACCGGCGGGGCCGACATCGGCGGGTAGCCCGGGCCGGAGACCGGCGGCGCGGACATCGGCTGCGGCCCGTATCCGGGGCCCGAGACCGGCGGCGCCGACATCGGCTGGCCGGGGGCCGGGACCGGGGCGGCGCCCGGCGCGTACCGGCCCGGCGCGACCTCCGGCGCGTACTGGCCCGGCACGGGCGGCTGGGGTCGGGTCGGGTCGGGCTGGGCCGGCCCGTACGACGGGGGCGTGGCCTGGCCCCCGTACGGGTTGCCGTAGACCGTGCCGCCCGGCGGCGGGGGCGGGTTGTCCCCCGCTCCGATCGGTGGCTGGGACATGTCGTTCCTCCAGATGTGCTGAGCCCCCCGTGGGGCGACCCGGACCGATCGGTCAGCAGAGCTTGAACCGGTCGCAGGCGGTCTTGATCGGCACCGCCAGACCGATGCCCTCGGCGTCGCGGGCCTTGGCCGTGGCGATGCCCACGACCTCCTTGGAGCCGTTGATCACCGGACCGCCGGAGTTGCCGGGGTTGATCGGCGCGTCGAACTGGATCACCGGACCGGAGCCGCCCTCGTCCTTGCGGAACGCGCTCACCACGCCGGTGGTGACGCTGTCCTGCAGACCGAGCGGCGCGCCGACCACGACGATCTGCTGGCCGGACTTGACCGGCGTCCGCGCCGCGACCAGACCGCTGAACTTCGCGGTGGTCCGCAGCTGCGCCAGGTCCTTCTCCTTGTCCGTGGCGACGATGGTCGCCTCGAACCGCTGGTCGGTGCGCTCCAGGAACACCTTGCGCTCGCCGGCGGTGAAGACGGCCTCCACCACGTGGAAGTTGGTGAGCAGCGTGGTGCCGCCGCCGGCCGGCGCCTTGCCGACCGCGAACGCGGTGCCGGTGAACTGCCCGGCCCGGACCCGGAACACGCTGGGCAGCACAGCGCTCGCCACCGCCTCCGGGTTGAAGGCGGCGCCGGCCTGCTTCTCCAGGCTTCCGGCGCGCTGCTCCAGCCCGTCCAGCCGGCGGGCGTCGGCCCCCTGCGCCTCGGCCGTCCGCCGGTCGGCGGCGGCGAGCCGGTCGTCGAGCCGGTGGATCTGGTACGCCTGCACGCCGGTGACCACGGCCAGCACGCCGGCCAGGACCAGCGCCACCACCGGCAGCCGGCCGCGCCGGCCGGACCGGTCCGGGTGCGCGACGGGCGGCACGCCGAACCCGCCGGGCGCCTGACCCGGGTACGCCGCGTACCCCGGCCCCGACGCCGGCTGCCCCGGATACGCCGGCCCGGAGGCGGGCTGGCCCGGATACGCCGGGCCCGAGGTCGGCTGCGCCGGATACGCCGAACCCGACCCCGACTGCCCCGGATACACCGGGCCCGACGTCGGCTGCCCCGGGTAGGAGGCGCCGGCGGTCGGGTGGGGCGAGGCCGGGGTCGGTTGGACCGGCACGACGGAGGCCGCCGCGCGGGCCGACGGGTGGGCCGGACCCATCAGGTCGGGCCGGCCGGGATACGTCCCGCCGGCGGGCCGGTGACCGGCGTCGTGTCCGGGCTGGCCCGCCGGGTCCGGGTAGGTGGCGCCGGACGCCGGCCGGTATCCGGCGGCCGCGTCCCGGGCCGGATCGGGACCGGCGGGCGCGGGATGCGGGGCCGGAGGTCCGGGGAACGGGGCCGCCGCGCCGGGCGGGGCCATCCGCGGGGGCAGCGGCCCCGGCCGGTCGGCCGTGCCGTCACCGTCCCACCCCGGCTCGCCGGTTCCGTACCCGCCTGCCATGATCGTCCGTCCTCCCCGTCGGCTCCGCCGACGACCCCCGACCGCCCGTCCGGCGGCCATGCGCCGCTCACGGCCCGATGGACCGTACCGGCGGGAACGGGGTTTGTCTCCCCCGTTGTCCGACCCTCTCACGTGCGCGCAAGGCGGCCCGTTCCGGACACCTGACGGACATCCCGCCGACACGCGCCCGACCGGCTGCGCACACCGGATCGTCCGGCCCACTAGGGTTGTCAGGTGACCGACGAACCACCCCTGCGCCGTCGGGCCGCCGAAAGCCGTACGGGAGAGGTGTCCCCACATCCGTCGTCGGCCGTGCCGGAGCCGGCGGACGCGGGGACCGAGACCGACACGGGCGCAGCCGTCCCGCTGACCGCCCCGCGTGAGGGCACGCCCGCCCCGGTGGCCACCCCGGCCGAGCTCGACGAGGTCGTGGCCCGCTTCGCGGCGGGCACCGGCCCGGTGGCCCTGGACGCCGAGCGCGCCTCCGGATACCGCTACAGCCAGCGGGCCTACCTGGTGCAGTTGCGCCGCGAGGGGGCCGGCACCGCGCTGGTCGACCCGCTGCCGCTGCCCGACCTGTCCGCGCTCGACGCGGCCATCGCCGAGGCCGAGTGGGTGTTGCACGCGGCCAGCCAGGACCTCGCCTGCCTGGCCGAGGTGGGGCTGCGCCCGCGCCGGTTGTTCGACACGGAACTGGCCGCCCGGCTGGCCGGGTTCGAGCGGGTCGGCCTGGCCGCGCTGACCGAACAGCTGCTCGGTTTCAGCCTGGAGAAGCACCACTCCGCCGCGGACTGGTCCAGCCGGCCGCTGCCGGAGTCCTGGTTGACGTACGCGGCGTTGGACGTGGAGCTGCTGGTCGACCTGCGCGACGCGCTCGACGCGGAACTGGACCGACAGGGCAAGTCCGGCTGGGCGGCGGAGGAGTTCGCCGCGCTGGTGCGGGGCGGCGCCCGCCCGGCCCGGGTCCGCGCCGAACCGTGGCGCCGCACGTCGGGCATCCACCGGGTCCGCGGCGCCCGCGCCCAGGCGCGGGTGCGGTCCCTCTGGTACGCCCGGGACCAGATCGCCGCCCGGCGGGACGCCGCCCCGGGCCGGGTGCTCCCCGACTCGGCCATCGTGGCCGCCGCCGAACTGGACCCGAAGGACGAGAAGACGCTGCTGACGCTCCCCGGCTTCGGCGGGCGGTCGGTGCGCCGGCTGGCGCGTACCTGGTTGGCGGCGTTGGACGACGCACGCCAGCTGCCGGACGACGCGTTGCCGGTGAGCCCGGCGGTCGAGGGCCCGCCCCCGCCCCACCGGTGGGCGGAGCGCGACCCGGTCGCGGCGGGCCGGTTGGCCCGCTGCCGGGAGGTGGTGGTCGGCACCGCGTCGGCGCATCGGCTGCCGGCGGAGAACCTGGTCGCGCCCGACTCGATCCGCCGGTTGGCGTGGCAGCCGCCGGAGGAGATCACCGACGCGACCGTGGCGGAGACGCTGCGGACGTTCGGCGCCCGGGAGTGGCAGCTCGGCCTGCTTCTGCCCGCGCTGACCGAGGCGCTGCGCGTCCCGTCGTCCTGACGTTCACCCCCCGTGCGGCCCGGCCGGGTGTGGGACGGGCCACACGGGGGGTGGTGACGCGCTTGGTTACTGGCGAGTAGCATCCGGGGAAATGCCAGTGCCGGTCAGGAGGCTCCAAGTGCCCCGTGAAGTTCGGGATGTCGTCTTCGTCGACGGCGTCCGTACCCCGTTCGGCAAGGCGGGTGGGATGTACACCAACACCCGCGCCGACGACCTGGTGATCCGATGCATCCGTGAGCTGATGCGCCGCAACCCGCAGCTGCCGCCGGAGAAGGTCGAGGAGGTGGCCATCGCCGCCACCACCCAGATCGGCGACCAGGGCCTGACCATCGGCCGCACCGCCGCCCTGCTGTCCGGCCTGCCCAAGACCGTGCCCGGCTTCGCCATCGACCGCATGTGTGCCGGCGCGATGACCGCCGTCACCACGGTGGCCGGCGGCATCGCCATGGGCGCCTACGACGTGGCCATCGCCGGCGGCGTCGAGCACATGGGCCGCCACCCGATGGGCGAGGGCGTCGACCCGAACCCGCGGATCGTCGCGGAGAAGCTGGTCGACCCGTCCGCCCTGGTGATGGGCTCCACCGCGGAGAACCTGCACGACCGGGTCCCGCACATCACCAAGGAGCGCACCGACGCGTTCGCGCTCGCCTCCCAGCAGAAGACCGCCAAGGCGTACGCCAACGGCAAGCTCCAGGGCGACCTGGTGCCGGTGGCCGTGCGCGACGCCGAGGGCGGCTGGGGCCTGGCCACCGTGGACGAGGCGCCCCGGGACACCTCGCTGGAGAAGCTGGCCGGCCTGAAGACCCCGTTCCGGCCGCACGGCAAGGTCACCGCGGGCAACGCGGCCGGCCTGAACGACGGCGCCACCGCCGCGCTGCTGGTCGCCGAGGAGACCGCCCGCGAGCTGGGCCTGCCGATCGGCATGCGGCTGGTGTCGTACGGCTTCGTCGGCGTGGAGCCGGAGGTGATGGGCGTCGGCCCGATCCCGTCGACCGAGAAGGCGCTGCGCATCGCCGGCCTGAGCATCGACGACATCGGCCTGTTCGAGCTGAACGAGGCGTTCGCGGTGCAGGTGCTCGCGTTCCTCGACCACTTCGGCATCGCCGACGACGACCCACGGGTCAACCCGTGGGGCGGCGCGATCGCCATCGGTCACCCGCTCGCGTCCTCCGGCGTCCGGCTGATGACCCAGCTCGCCCGCCAGTTCGCCGAGCACCCCGAGGTCCGCTACGGCCTCACCGCCATGTGCATCGGCATCGGCATGGGCGGCACCGTGATCTGGGAGAACCCGAACTGGGAGGGTGGAGACAAGTGAGCCTCGCCGCACCGAACGAGGTCGTCACCAAGGCGCTGCTGCGCGCGGTGAACGTACCGGGACTGGACCGGCCCGCCGCCCTGATCACCCTGGACAACGGGTTCGACCACACCAAGCCGAACAGCTTCGGCCCGGGCGGCCTGACCAGCCTGGACGAGGCGATCACCGCCGCGCTCGCGGCGGAGCCGTCGTTCATCGCGGTCACCGGCAAGCCGTACATCTTCTGTGTCGGCGCGGACATCACCAGCCTCCCCCAGCTGGCGGACCGCGAGCAGGCGCTGGAGGTCGGCCGGCTCGGCCACCGGGTCTTCGCCCGGCTCAAGGACAGCGCCGTGCCCACCTTCGCGTTCGTCAACGGCGCGGCGATGGGCGGTGGCCTGGAGCTGGCGCTGCACTGCCACTACCGGACGCTGTCCGCGGGCGCGGCGGCGCTGGCGCTGCCCGAGGTCTCGCTCGGCCTGGTGCCCGGCTGGGGCGGCACCCAGCTGCTGCCGAACCTGATCGGCATCCCGGCCGCCACGCAGGTGATCCTGCAG
Encoded here:
- the hemQ gene encoding hydrogen peroxide-dependent heme synthase; the protein is MTEQTNAARLRELNETIRYTMWSVYRATSPLPSLRENVVDEVESLFAELAGKDVTIRGTYDVAGLRADADLMIWWHSSSSDALQDAYLRFRRTTLGRALTPVWSQMALHRPAEFNKSHIPAFLADEEPRAYLCVYPFVRSYEWYLLPDAERRELLAEHGKMARGYPDVRANTVASFALGDYEWMLAFEADELHRIVDLMRDLRASGARRHVREEIPFYTGRRRPVADIVTCLV
- the hemG gene encoding protoporphyrinogen oxidase, whose amino-acid sequence is MARPWRVAIVGGGITGLAAAVRLRDRAPAGTEITVYEQSGRLGGKLRTGELAGGPVEFGAESFLMRDPAGGESAAVTLARRLGLDASIVHPTVGQAALLVDGGLRPVPGGTLVGVPGDLEKVAAVARPADADRDAGCPLLAPDEDVAVGALVRQRLGDAVVDRLVDPMLGGVYAGRADDLSLVTTMPALARAARAEHTLVGAVRAAQAAAPRAPGAPVFGTLAGGLSTLVEAAARASGATIRRDAAVRELRRTPTGWQLTVGPTRDAEQVDADAVLLAVPARPAARLLAGAAPAEADTVGALDYASVALVTLALPGPDLPELSGFLVPAAEGLLIKASTFFTTKWGHLRRPDGLALVRASVGRYGDETSLQLTDDDLAATVHRELSAVLGAPLPTPVARHVQRWGGALPQYTPGHADRVAAVRTALRGAHPTLAVAGAGYDGVGIPVCVRSGETAAEEIITALGGSAA
- the hemE gene encoding uroporphyrinogen decarboxylase — encoded protein: MTTDTTGTAARDGEPRRGGPADSPFVRACRREPGPHTPVWFMRQAGRSLPEYREIRASVPMLESCRRPELVTEITLQPVRRHGVDAAILFSDIVVPVAAAGIDLDIVPGTGPVVAEPVRTAADVERISPIGRDEVSYVDEAVRQLVVELGDTPLIGFAGAPFTLASYLVEGGPSRTHAKTKALMYGDPELWHALCARLAEVTLSFLRVQIDAGVSAVQLFDSWAGALSEADYRRFVLPHSTYVLGGLADAGVPRIHFGVGTGELLGAMGEAGADVVGVDWRTPLDVATRRIGSDKAVQGNLDPTVLLAPWPVVEAEVRRIVEQGRAAPGHVFNLGHGVLPETDPDVLTRVVALVHELSARPAR
- a CDS encoding DUF3000 domain-containing protein, translated to MAPPIALPETFARAVAGLRSATPRPEIVLEEVGAPQRLAPYAFALSAAVLRDDDEVATGRLILLHDPAGHEAWQGTLRLVTYVTAELEVDLASDPLLPSVGWTWLTDALDAQGAGHRAIGGTVTQTLSTRFGELAGPPAAGDIEIRASWTPLRADLAPHLLGWCTLLASTAGLPPPGVTALPRRAGAA
- a CDS encoding S1C family serine protease, translated to MAGGYGTGEPGWDGDGTADRPGPLPPRMAPPGAAAPFPGPPAPHPAPAGPDPARDAAAGYRPASGATYPDPAGQPGHDAGHRPAGGTYPGRPDLMGPAHPSARAAASVVPVQPTPASPHPTAGASYPGQPTSGPVYPGQSGSGSAYPAQPTSGPAYPGQPASGPAYPGQPASGPGYAAYPGQAPGGFGVPPVAHPDRSGRRGRLPVVALVLAGVLAVVTGVQAYQIHRLDDRLAAADRRTAEAQGADARRLDGLEQRAGSLEKQAGAAFNPEAVASAVLPSVFRVRAGQFTGTAFAVGKAPAGGGTTLLTNFHVVEAVFTAGERKVFLERTDQRFEATIVATDKEKDLAQLRTTAKFSGLVAARTPVKSGQQIVVVGAPLGLQDSVTTGVVSAFRKDEGGSGPVIQFDAPINPGNSGGPVINGSKEVVGIATAKARDAEGIGLAVPIKTACDRFKLC
- a CDS encoding ribonuclease D, whose protein sequence is MTDEPPLRRRAAESRTGEVSPHPSSAVPEPADAGTETDTGAAVPLTAPREGTPAPVATPAELDEVVARFAAGTGPVALDAERASGYRYSQRAYLVQLRREGAGTALVDPLPLPDLSALDAAIAEAEWVLHAASQDLACLAEVGLRPRRLFDTELAARLAGFERVGLAALTEQLLGFSLEKHHSAADWSSRPLPESWLTYAALDVELLVDLRDALDAELDRQGKSGWAAEEFAALVRGGARPARVRAEPWRRTSGIHRVRGARAQARVRSLWYARDQIAARRDAAPGRVLPDSAIVAAAELDPKDEKTLLTLPGFGGRSVRRLARTWLAALDDARQLPDDALPVSPAVEGPPPPHRWAERDPVAAGRLARCREVVVGTASAHRLPAENLVAPDSIRRLAWQPPEEITDATVAETLRTFGAREWQLGLLLPALTEALRVPSS
- a CDS encoding thiolase family protein, coding for MPREVRDVVFVDGVRTPFGKAGGMYTNTRADDLVIRCIRELMRRNPQLPPEKVEEVAIAATTQIGDQGLTIGRTAALLSGLPKTVPGFAIDRMCAGAMTAVTTVAGGIAMGAYDVAIAGGVEHMGRHPMGEGVDPNPRIVAEKLVDPSALVMGSTAENLHDRVPHITKERTDAFALASQQKTAKAYANGKLQGDLVPVAVRDAEGGWGLATVDEAPRDTSLEKLAGLKTPFRPHGKVTAGNAAGLNDGATAALLVAEETARELGLPIGMRLVSYGFVGVEPEVMGVGPIPSTEKALRIAGLSIDDIGLFELNEAFAVQVLAFLDHFGIADDDPRVNPWGGAIAIGHPLASSGVRLMTQLARQFAEHPEVRYGLTAMCIGIGMGGTVIWENPNWEGGDK